From a region of the Dehalococcoidia bacterium genome:
- a CDS encoding glutamine synthetase family protein, whose translation MVSPRNDTAIQYVLHQAREQDIKFIRLWFPDILGHLKGMAITVEELEDALTRGVGFDGSSIEGFARVDESDMIALPDPTTFRILPWRPREKGVARLFCDILTPDGRPFEGDPRYVLKRNLERAARLGYTFYVGPELEFFYLTSSERPEPLDQGGYFEQTPADEATDLRRDTVLTLAEMGIPVKHSHHEGAPGQHEIDFQYTDALSMADNLMTARLVIKEVALRHGVYATFMPKPFYGVNGSGMHTNVSLFRGDRNAFYDPQDPLKISGLAKAFVAGLLRHAREITLVTNQWVNSYKRLVPGHEAPVYITWAPINRSDLIRIPAFKGREDAVRIEYRAPDPACNPYLAFAVILAAGLEGVEKEYPLPPPVEENVFALSDAERQARGILPLPTSLWEAIQFAQNSDLLRRALGEHVFTSLLRNKMIEWERFRAQVTDYEVKRYLPLL comes from the coding sequence ATGGTATCCCCCAGGAACGACACCGCTATCCAATATGTGCTGCACCAGGCCAGGGAGCAGGACATCAAGTTCATCCGCCTCTGGTTTCCTGATATCCTGGGCCATCTGAAAGGCATGGCCATCACGGTAGAGGAGCTGGAGGACGCCCTCACACGGGGCGTGGGCTTTGACGGCTCGTCCATTGAAGGGTTCGCTCGGGTGGACGAGTCGGACATGATCGCCTTGCCCGACCCCACCACTTTTCGCATCCTCCCGTGGCGCCCCCGGGAAAAAGGGGTGGCACGTCTTTTCTGCGATATCCTTACTCCCGACGGACGCCCCTTTGAGGGCGATCCCCGCTATGTGCTGAAGCGGAACCTGGAGCGGGCCGCCCGCCTGGGGTACACCTTCTATGTGGGGCCGGAACTGGAGTTCTTCTACTTGACATCCAGCGAGCGCCCCGAACCCCTGGACCAGGGGGGCTACTTTGAGCAAACCCCTGCCGATGAGGCCACCGACCTGCGCCGGGACACGGTGCTCACCCTGGCCGAGATGGGCATCCCCGTCAAGCACTCCCACCACGAGGGGGCGCCCGGCCAGCACGAGATAGACTTCCAATATACCGATGCCCTGAGCATGGCCGACAACCTGATGACCGCTCGCTTGGTCATCAAGGAGGTGGCCCTTCGGCACGGCGTCTACGCCACTTTTATGCCCAAGCCCTTCTACGGCGTCAACGGCTCGGGCATGCACACCAATGTCTCCCTGTTCCGAGGCGACCGCAACGCCTTCTACGACCCTCAAGACCCCCTGAAAATCTCCGGGCTGGCGAAGGCCTTCGTCGCCGGCCTTCTGCGCCACGCCCGGGAGATCACGCTGGTTACCAATCAGTGGGTGAACTCTTATAAGCGCCTGGTGCCCGGCCATGAGGCACCCGTCTACATCACCTGGGCACCCATCAACCGCTCGGACCTCATTCGCATCCCCGCCTTCAAGGGGCGGGAGGATGCCGTGCGCATTGAATACCGCGCCCCCGACCCCGCCTGTAACCCCTACTTGGCCTTCGCAGTCATCCTGGCAGCTGGCCTGGAGGGGGTGGAGAAGGAGTATCCTTTGCCCCCTCCCGTGGAGGAGAATGTGTTCGCCCTCTCCGATGCCGAGCGCCAGGCCCGGGGCATCCTCCCCTTGCCCACCAGTTTGTGGGAGGCCATTCAGTTTGCCCAGAACAGCGACCTCTTGCGCCGCGCCCTGGGCGAGCATGTGTTCACCAGCCTCCTGCGCAACAAGATGATTGAGTGGGAGCGCTTCCGCGCCCAGGTTACCGACTACGAAGTCAAGCGCTACCTCCCCTTGCTCTGA
- the gltB gene encoding glutamate synthase large subunit, protein MVTSVCAPLYRPEHERDGCGVGFVAHVEGRKSHAIVQMALQAVVNLTHRGAVSADGKSGDGAGILTQIPLPLFNRLLRPLGVQAEQDGDLGVGMLFLPPQNSQAARNLVEACLKGVGLQVALWRPVPTDPSALGEKALATKPDIWQALVLRPRGMDFTAFARALYLARKEAERLAQQQGLKGFYIPSFSNRTVVYKGLMVAPQLSKFYLDLQDPDFQSALAVFHQRYSTNTFPTWFLAQPFRFLAHNGEINTLMGNRNWVRAKEPELSCKVWGEEVRRLVPIIQEGGSDSAQLDNVLEALVLSGRGVLHSMAMLVPEAWENMPHLDPAWRAFYEYHACLMEPWDGPAALAFTDGVVVGAALDRNGLRPARYQVTYDGLVVMASEVGVLDIPEESIVEKGRLGPGQMLAVDTATQRLLKNQEIKDALSQAQPYGEWVRRHLVSLPQTVKDLGLSPVTPSRPDLRLERAFGYTSEEVNLVLEPMAANAQEPTGSMGDDTPLAVLATKPRLLYSYFKQKFAQVTNPPIDPLREQIVMALHTYLGPRRSFLEEDPEAAHLLFHPSPILLDHELEAIRRHPDPAFRAVTIPCLFPVQAGVDGLEPALREVCRRAVEAVDSGAGILILSDKGVNEAYAPIPMLMAVGAVHHELIRRGRRMRCSIVAETGEAREMHHIACLLGYGAQAVNPYLAFAALRHIVEDAHTPIPDLTLEKALANYKKTLEKQVLKIMSKMGISAVASYCGAQIFEAIGIGDEVLEFCFAGTESRVGGVGFREIAAEVLERHQRAFREEAKLLDDYGYYRFRKGGEPHGYNPFMVRALHKFTMEGVPNAYQEFVREVRSLPPLALRDLLTFRPLGSPVPLEEVEPASEIVKRFTTASMSLGALSPEAHEVLAIATNRIGARANTGEGGEEQRRFRERRNGDNPNCAIKQVASGRFGVTPEYLAMADELEIKMAQGSKPGEGGQLPGHKVVAHIAAIRYTQVGVPLISPPPHHDIYSIEDLAQLIYDLKVANPRAKVAVKLVAEAGVGTIAAGVAKAYADIVHISGHEGGTGASPLSSIKNAGSPWELGVAETQQVLVLNDLRGRVRLRTDGMMRTAKDVITAAMLGAEEYAFGTAALIAIGCQMARQCHLNTCPVGIASQDPKLRAKFKGQPEHLIRYFFAVAEEVRQVLAHLGARKLEDIIGRADLLHPVQLEGHPKAHTLNLAPLTALPDPTLTRPRYCVQERNDRPEPIFDDSLLPALTAALEGRESVRLELPIRNIHRTVGGRIAGEIAYRYGNKGLPDGVRIELVFRGSAGQSFGAWCINGLRLVLYGQANDYVGKGMHGGEIILRPPEGAPYLPHENVICGNTVLYGATGGYLFAAGRAGERFAVRNSGAWAVVEGTGDHCCEYMTGGVVVVLGPTGRNFGAGMSGGIAFVLDEAGTLEHNLNPEMVQMETVADPQDVDLLLFLVQRHVAETGSLKGKQVLAEWNAFLPRFRKVSAKPTVAPPPPRELLRQRRDALLAAARTAGR, encoded by the coding sequence ATGGTAACTTCAGTGTGTGCACCCCTGTATCGCCCCGAGCACGAGCGGGACGGCTGTGGTGTGGGCTTTGTGGCTCATGTGGAGGGGCGAAAGTCCCACGCCATCGTCCAGATGGCCTTGCAGGCCGTCGTGAACCTCACTCACCGGGGTGCTGTGTCAGCCGATGGCAAGTCGGGGGACGGGGCGGGCATCCTGACCCAAATACCCCTACCCCTATTCAATCGTCTGCTGCGCCCTCTGGGTGTGCAGGCGGAGCAGGACGGCGATCTCGGGGTGGGGATGCTGTTCCTCCCCCCCCAAAACTCCCAGGCGGCGCGCAACCTGGTGGAGGCGTGCCTGAAGGGCGTGGGGTTGCAGGTCGCTTTGTGGCGTCCCGTGCCCACCGACCCCTCCGCCCTGGGGGAAAAGGCCCTGGCTACCAAACCTGACATCTGGCAGGCCCTCGTCCTGCGCCCGCGCGGGATGGACTTCACAGCCTTCGCCCGTGCCCTGTATCTGGCCCGGAAGGAGGCCGAACGCCTGGCCCAGCAGCAGGGGCTGAAGGGCTTTTACATCCCCTCCTTCTCCAACCGCACGGTTGTCTACAAGGGGCTGATGGTGGCGCCCCAGCTGAGCAAGTTCTACTTGGATCTGCAGGACCCCGACTTCCAATCCGCCCTGGCGGTGTTCCACCAGCGCTACAGCACCAACACCTTCCCCACGTGGTTTTTGGCCCAGCCCTTCCGCTTCCTGGCCCACAACGGAGAAATCAACACCCTGATGGGCAACCGCAACTGGGTGCGGGCCAAGGAGCCCGAACTCTCCTGCAAGGTGTGGGGGGAGGAGGTGCGCCGCCTGGTGCCAATCATTCAGGAGGGCGGCTCCGACTCGGCCCAATTGGACAACGTGCTCGAGGCTTTGGTGCTCTCCGGGCGGGGTGTGCTCCATAGCATGGCCATGCTGGTGCCCGAGGCGTGGGAGAATATGCCCCACCTGGATCCCGCCTGGCGCGCCTTTTACGAGTATCACGCCTGCTTGATGGAGCCCTGGGACGGGCCGGCCGCCCTAGCTTTTACGGATGGGGTGGTGGTGGGCGCTGCGCTGGACCGCAACGGGCTGCGCCCCGCCCGCTACCAGGTTACCTACGACGGTCTGGTGGTCATGGCCTCCGAGGTGGGGGTGCTGGATATCCCCGAGGAGTCCATCGTGGAGAAGGGGCGTCTGGGGCCGGGGCAGATGTTGGCCGTGGACACCGCCACCCAGCGCCTCTTGAAGAACCAGGAGATCAAGGACGCTTTGTCCCAGGCCCAGCCCTACGGGGAGTGGGTACGGCGGCATCTGGTCTCTTTGCCCCAAACCGTCAAAGACCTGGGCTTGAGCCCCGTTACTCCCTCACGCCCCGACCTGCGCCTGGAGCGGGCCTTTGGCTACACCAGCGAAGAGGTGAACCTGGTGCTGGAGCCGATGGCCGCCAACGCCCAAGAGCCTACAGGCTCCATGGGGGACGATACCCCCTTGGCGGTGCTGGCCACGAAGCCCCGCCTGCTGTACTCCTACTTCAAGCAGAAGTTTGCCCAGGTTACCAACCCGCCCATTGACCCCTTGCGGGAGCAGATCGTGATGGCCCTGCATACATACCTGGGCCCCCGCAGGAGTTTCCTGGAGGAGGACCCCGAGGCCGCCCACCTTTTGTTCCACCCGAGCCCCATCCTCCTAGACCATGAACTGGAGGCCATTCGCCGCCACCCCGACCCGGCGTTCCGCGCTGTTACCATCCCGTGTCTTTTCCCCGTGCAGGCGGGGGTGGACGGCTTGGAGCCGGCCCTACGCGAGGTGTGCCGGCGTGCTGTGGAGGCGGTGGACAGCGGGGCGGGCATCCTTATTCTGTCCGATAAGGGTGTCAACGAGGCCTACGCTCCCATCCCCATGCTGATGGCCGTGGGGGCGGTGCACCACGAACTGATTCGGCGCGGGCGGCGGATGCGCTGCTCCATCGTGGCGGAGACGGGGGAGGCGCGGGAGATGCACCACATCGCCTGCCTGCTGGGCTACGGGGCACAGGCGGTCAACCCCTATCTGGCCTTTGCGGCCCTGCGCCACATCGTGGAGGACGCCCATACCCCTATCCCTGATCTCACTCTGGAGAAGGCCCTGGCCAACTACAAGAAGACCCTGGAGAAGCAGGTCCTCAAGATCATGTCCAAGATGGGCATTAGCGCCGTGGCCTCCTACTGCGGTGCCCAGATTTTTGAGGCTATCGGCATTGGCGACGAGGTGCTGGAGTTCTGCTTCGCGGGCACCGAGTCCCGCGTGGGGGGCGTGGGCTTTCGGGAGATCGCCGCCGAGGTGTTGGAGCGCCACCAGCGGGCTTTCCGTGAGGAGGCCAAACTCCTGGACGATTACGGCTATTACCGCTTCCGCAAGGGGGGCGAGCCCCACGGCTACAACCCCTTCATGGTGCGGGCGTTGCATAAGTTCACCATGGAGGGCGTCCCCAACGCTTATCAGGAGTTCGTGAGGGAGGTGCGCTCCCTTCCCCCATTGGCCCTGCGGGATCTGCTCACCTTCCGCCCCTTGGGGAGCCCCGTGCCTCTGGAGGAGGTGGAGCCCGCTAGCGAAATTGTCAAGCGCTTTACCACCGCATCCATGTCGTTGGGGGCCTTGTCGCCCGAGGCTCACGAGGTGTTGGCCATCGCCACCAACCGTATCGGAGCGCGGGCCAACACGGGTGAGGGGGGCGAGGAGCAGAGGCGTTTCCGCGAACGGCGCAACGGCGATAACCCCAACTGTGCTATCAAGCAGGTGGCCTCGGGACGGTTTGGTGTTACCCCCGAATACCTGGCCATGGCCGACGAGCTGGAGATCAAGATGGCGCAAGGCTCCAAGCCGGGCGAGGGGGGCCAACTGCCCGGCCACAAAGTGGTGGCCCACATCGCCGCCATCCGCTACACCCAGGTGGGGGTGCCCCTCATCTCGCCTCCGCCCCACCACGACATCTACTCCATTGAGGACCTGGCGCAACTGATCTACGACCTGAAGGTGGCCAACCCACGGGCGAAGGTGGCGGTCAAACTGGTGGCCGAAGCGGGGGTGGGCACCATCGCTGCGGGCGTCGCCAAGGCTTATGCCGACATTGTGCATATCTCGGGCCACGAAGGTGGAACAGGCGCATCCCCCCTGTCGTCCATCAAGAACGCCGGCTCCCCGTGGGAACTGGGGGTGGCCGAGACCCAGCAGGTGCTGGTGTTGAACGACCTGCGGGGGCGGGTGCGCCTGCGCACCGACGGCATGATGCGCACGGCCAAGGATGTCATCACTGCGGCGATGCTGGGAGCCGAGGAGTACGCCTTCGGCACGGCGGCGCTCATCGCCATCGGGTGCCAGATGGCACGCCAGTGCCACCTGAACACCTGCCCCGTAGGGATAGCCTCCCAAGACCCCAAACTGCGCGCCAAGTTCAAGGGCCAGCCTGAGCACCTCATTCGCTACTTCTTCGCCGTGGCTGAGGAGGTGCGCCAGGTGTTGGCTCACCTGGGAGCGCGCAAGTTGGAGGACATCATCGGGCGGGCAGATTTGCTTCACCCCGTTCAGCTAGAAGGCCACCCCAAGGCCCATACCTTGAACCTGGCGCCTCTCACCGCCTTGCCCGACCCCACTTTGACACGCCCGCGCTATTGCGTTCAGGAGCGTAACGACCGCCCCGAGCCGATTTTCGACGACAGCCTCCTGCCTGCTCTGACGGCGGCGTTAGAAGGGCGGGAGTCGGTGCGCCTGGAACTGCCCATCCGCAACATCCACCGCACGGTGGGGGGGCGCATCGCCGGGGAGATCGCCTACCGCTACGGCAACAAAGGGTTGCCCGACGGGGTGCGCATTGAGCTGGTGTTCCGTGGCTCGGCGGGGCAGTCCTTCGGGGCGTGGTGCATCAACGGCCTGCGGTTGGTGCTCTATGGGCAGGCCAACGATTATGTGGGCAAGGGGATGCACGGGGGCGAAATCATTCTGCGCCCCCCCGAGGGGGCTCCCTACCTGCCCCACGAGAATGTCATCTGTGGCAACACAGTGCTCTACGGGGCCACGGGGGGCTACCTGTTCGCCGCCGGGCGTGCCGGGGAGCGCTTTGCTGTGCGCAACTCGGGAGCGTGGGCTGTGGTGGAGGGCACGGGCGACCACTGTTGCGAGTATATGACGGGTGGGGTGGTGGTGGTCCTGGGGCCGACGGGGCGCAACTTCGGAGCGGGAATGTCGGGCGGTATCGCCTTCGTGCTGGACGAGGCGGGGACGCTGGAGCACAACCTCAACCCCGAGATGGTGCAGATGGAAACCGTTGCCGACCCCCAAGATGTGGATCTGCTTCTGTTCCTGGTGCAACGGCACGTGGCCGAGACGGGGAGCCTGAAGGGGAAGCAGGTGCTGGCTGAGTGGAACGCCTTCCTGCCCCGCTTCCGCAAGGTGAGCGCCAAGCCCACCGTTGCTCCACCCCCGCCACGCGAGCTTTTGCGCCAGCGGCGGGATGCCCTGCTGGCTGCCGCTCGAACGGCGGGGCGCTAG
- the pdxS gene encoding pyridoxal 5'-phosphate synthase lyase subunit PdxS produces the protein MQKGTWAVKVGLAQMLKGGVIMDVVTPEQAKIAEEAGAVAVMALERVPADIRAAGGVARMADPERILQIMEAVTIPVMAKCRIGHFVEAQVLEALGVDYIDESEVLTPADEQNHIWKHDFKVPFVCGARDLGEALRRIAEGAAMIRTKGEAGTGNVVEAVRHMRAIQAQIRKVQNMPDEELVAEAKQMGAPLELLMEVKRLGRLPVVNFAAGGIATPADAALMMWLGCDGVFVGSGIFKSSDPARRAKAIVQAVTHYKNPEIIAQASRGLGEPMPGIDVRTLKPEQLLAVRGW, from the coding sequence ATGCAGAAAGGGACGTGGGCGGTCAAAGTCGGCCTGGCCCAGATGCTTAAGGGCGGGGTCATTATGGATGTGGTAACCCCCGAGCAAGCCAAGATTGCGGAAGAGGCGGGGGCTGTGGCGGTCATGGCCCTGGAGCGTGTGCCGGCCGATATTCGCGCCGCTGGGGGCGTGGCGCGCATGGCCGACCCGGAGCGCATTTTGCAGATCATGGAAGCGGTGACTATTCCTGTGATGGCCAAATGTCGCATTGGGCATTTTGTGGAGGCCCAGGTGCTGGAGGCCCTGGGAGTGGACTACATTGATGAGTCGGAGGTTCTCACCCCCGCCGACGAGCAGAACCATATTTGGAAGCACGATTTCAAGGTGCCCTTTGTGTGCGGGGCGCGGGACTTGGGCGAGGCCTTGCGCCGTATCGCCGAGGGGGCGGCTATGATCCGCACCAAGGGCGAGGCGGGCACGGGCAATGTGGTGGAGGCGGTGCGTCATATGCGTGCTATCCAGGCCCAGATCCGCAAGGTGCAGAATATGCCGGATGAGGAACTGGTGGCCGAGGCCAAGCAGATGGGCGCTCCGCTGGAACTGCTGATGGAGGTGAAGCGTTTGGGCCGTCTGCCCGTGGTCAACTTTGCCGCCGGAGGCATTGCCACCCCCGCCGATGCTGCTCTGATGATGTGGCTGGGGTGCGATGGGGTGTTTGTGGGCTCGGGTATCTTCAAGTCCAGCGACCCCGCCCGACGGGCTAAAGCCATCGTGCAGGCCGTTACCCACTACAAGAACCCCGAGATCATCGCCCAGGCATCCCGGGGCCTCGGGGAGCCAATGCCGGGCATAGATGTGCGCACCCTCAAACCGGAGCAGCTGCTGGCGGTGCGTGGCTGGTAA
- the pdxT gene encoding pyridoxal 5'-phosphate synthase glutaminase subunit PdxT — MLPKVPTPIPWQLALQGKRQASRRVRVGVLALQGDFLEHRQVLEALGAEVVEVRLPQDLHGVEGLIIPGGESTTIARLLDALDMRAPLVQRIREGMPTWGTCAGMILLAKRLREDRPIPLGVMDIVVARNAFGRQVDSFEADLAIEGLEGGPFRAVFIRAPVLLWAGPEVRILARLPDGTPVAARQGSLLATAFHPELTADLRLHQWFLDMVSAQGKG; from the coding sequence ATGCTCCCGAAAGTTCCCACGCCTATCCCCTGGCAACTGGCTCTACAGGGGAAACGCCAGGCGTCGCGCCGGGTGCGGGTGGGTGTGCTGGCGTTACAGGGGGATTTCCTGGAGCACCGCCAGGTGCTGGAGGCTTTGGGGGCTGAGGTGGTGGAGGTGCGCCTGCCCCAGGACCTGCACGGTGTGGAGGGCCTTATCATCCCCGGGGGCGAGAGCACCACGATAGCGCGCCTTTTGGATGCCTTGGATATGCGCGCCCCCCTCGTCCAGCGCATTCGCGAGGGGATGCCCACCTGGGGCACCTGCGCGGGGATGATCCTGCTAGCCAAGCGCTTACGGGAGGATCGCCCCATCCCGCTTGGGGTCATGGATATCGTGGTGGCCCGTAACGCCTTCGGCCGCCAAGTGGACAGTTTTGAGGCCGATCTGGCCATTGAGGGGCTGGAGGGGGGGCCGTTCCGCGCCGTGTTCATCCGTGCGCCGGTGCTCCTGTGGGCGGGGCCAGAGGTGCGCATCTTGGCCCGCCTCCCCGACGGCACCCCCGTTGCGGCTCGCCAAGGTTCCCTGTTAGCCACGGCCTTCCATCCCGAATTGACCGCAGACCTGCGTCTGCACCAATGGTTCCTGGACATGGTTTCTGCCCAGGGCAAAGGGTGA
- a CDS encoding AAA family ATPase, which produces MTAPVKRPDFQKVIVDDLDALLATLPPRVQEALRRQPDLHDLIEVILDLGRPAQARFPNRDVDLDSQEVTEADIQHVVSRIGQFGDDNRAGIERTLHRISCIRNRTGKIVGLTCRVGRAVFGTVRVIEDLVRTGKSVLLLGRPGVGKTTMLREVARVLAEDLRKRVIVVDTSNEIAGDGDIPHPAIGRARRMQVKTPSLQHAVMIEAVENHMPEVIIIDEMGTELEAAAARTIAERGVQLIATAHGNTLDNLILNPTLSDLVGGVQTVTLSDEEARRRGTQKTILERKAPPTFDIVVEIHSRDRVAVHPDVAATVDALLMGYSVTPEVRWVDAQGVVHRGRGEPMVLGSSPAGREFFPFPRGQRERRREGEAVASAPRLAASSGEVVPGYPPPAPTVARVYLYGLGRDRLLQVAHSMGLPLEVTDRVQDADVVLTTKAHYRRKGDALRRAEELNKPVYVLRKNTPAQIAQFARTILGPRLPEGNDRVAEGLREAEEAIERVLAGEPSVELEAQPAFVRRLQHQLAERYNLASASTGREPHRRVIIYRP; this is translated from the coding sequence ATGACCGCACCTGTGAAGCGCCCCGATTTCCAGAAGGTTATCGTGGATGATCTGGACGCCTTATTGGCCACCTTGCCCCCGCGGGTTCAGGAGGCGCTGCGCCGTCAGCCCGACCTCCACGATCTGATAGAGGTCATCCTTGATTTGGGGCGCCCCGCCCAGGCCCGTTTCCCCAACCGGGATGTAGACCTGGACAGCCAGGAGGTAACCGAGGCCGATATCCAGCACGTGGTGAGCCGTATCGGCCAGTTTGGGGATGATAACCGCGCCGGGATAGAGCGCACGTTGCACCGTATCTCCTGTATCCGCAACCGCACGGGGAAGATCGTGGGCCTGACCTGTCGTGTGGGGCGGGCGGTGTTCGGCACCGTGCGGGTGATCGAGGACTTGGTCCGCACGGGCAAGAGTGTTCTGCTGCTGGGGCGGCCGGGGGTAGGCAAGACCACCATGCTGCGGGAGGTGGCCCGCGTGCTCGCCGAAGACCTGCGGAAGCGGGTCATCGTGGTGGACACCTCCAACGAAATCGCAGGCGACGGGGATATTCCCCATCCTGCCATTGGACGAGCCCGCCGCATGCAGGTCAAGACCCCCTCCTTACAACACGCCGTGATGATTGAAGCGGTGGAGAACCATATGCCCGAGGTGATCATTATTGACGAGATGGGGACCGAGTTGGAGGCGGCCGCCGCCCGCACCATCGCCGAGCGGGGCGTACAACTCATCGCCACCGCCCACGGTAACACCTTGGACAACCTCATCCTCAACCCCACCTTGAGCGATTTGGTGGGGGGTGTGCAGACGGTTACCCTCTCTGACGAGGAGGCCCGCCGGCGGGGTACCCAGAAGACCATTTTGGAACGTAAGGCTCCCCCCACTTTCGACATCGTGGTAGAGATCCACTCCCGGGATCGGGTGGCTGTGCACCCCGATGTGGCCGCCACGGTGGACGCCCTCCTCATGGGCTACAGCGTGACGCCCGAGGTGCGCTGGGTGGACGCGCAGGGGGTGGTGCACCGAGGACGAGGGGAACCTATGGTTTTGGGCTCCAGCCCCGCCGGGCGAGAGTTTTTCCCTTTCCCCCGTGGGCAACGGGAGCGCCGCCGCGAGGGGGAGGCTGTAGCAAGCGCTCCGAGGCTCGCCGCCTCTTCCGGTGAGGTTGTGCCGGGTTATCCTCCCCCCGCACCCACGGTGGCTCGCGTCTACCTCTACGGCTTGGGGCGCGACCGCCTCCTCCAGGTAGCCCACAGCATGGGCCTCCCCCTAGAGGTTACCGACCGGGTGCAGGATGCCGATGTGGTGCTGACCACCAAGGCCCACTACCGCCGTAAGGGAGACGCTTTGCGCCGTGCGGAGGAGCTGAATAAGCCTGTGTATGTCCTCCGCAAGAACACTCCCGCCCAAATCGCCCAGTTCGCCCGCACCATTTTGGGGCCCCGCCTGCCCGAGGGGAATGACCGGGTGGCGGAAGGCCTGCGGGAGGCTGAGGAGGCTATCGAGCGGGTGCTGGCGGGGGAGCCGTCCGTGGAACTGGAAGCCCAACCCGCTTTTGTGCGCCGTCTCCAACATCAACTGGCCGAGCGCTATAACCTCGCCTCGGCCAGCACAGGGCGGGAGCCCCACCGCAGGGTTATCATCTATCGGCCGTAG
- a CDS encoding N-6 DNA methylase codes for MSVPHPPACEGHSVPPSPYCGASQRAKHYAREQKVLGRYFTPEAVAEMMVRWARAVAPHTQTALDPACGDGVFLRVLVQAGFREVVGIDIKDDPAVRGVRGVVFRQGDALPHIVDYENRVDLCVGNPPFSAKYGRIRDKHILALYALGRGRPSQAVEVLFSEFFVRATKPGGIIAIILPQGIFASLPALPVRRWILQHCTPLAIIRLSRAFFRANTSILIARKGGWEGSPLVLLARAEDACDLAQALAVYQGAKPSPRAFWLPLGALRETWAVEALAPFQGPRIPIRPDVPLVALKDLVRECRTGATEYGARRRFQNAGIPYISAKVVTHLGLEFQRDGRCVEPGSAMDKPRARVQVGDVLFVRVGVGCAGRAAVVLREEERGVADDYIYILRLSERLLPEFFALYTATPFFQQDTAVLKRGVGTVTIPIRALLSVAVPVPRREVQERFAHRYRHLRARLQALPGERAQVAREMARVVAQLTQWLQGQGEEDGTLGESRAQVGDLRGDLAIPVAWKGFPVASPTHRADIRGILADLIPVSPGSPS; via the coding sequence ATGTCGGTGCCTCATCCACCCGCCTGTGAGGGGCATAGCGTTCCCCCTTCCCCCTACTGTGGCGCGTCGCAAAGGGCGAAACACTATGCCCGTGAGCAGAAGGTGCTGGGGCGCTACTTTACCCCCGAGGCCGTCGCCGAGATGATGGTGCGCTGGGCACGTGCTGTAGCCCCTCACACGCAGACGGCCTTGGACCCGGCGTGTGGGGATGGGGTCTTCTTACGCGTCCTTGTTCAGGCGGGCTTCCGTGAGGTGGTGGGCATAGATATCAAGGATGACCCGGCGGTGCGTGGTGTGCGGGGAGTGGTGTTCCGCCAGGGCGACGCCCTTCCGCACATCGTTGACTACGAAAACAGGGTGGACTTGTGTGTGGGCAACCCCCCCTTCAGCGCCAAGTACGGGCGCATCAGGGATAAGCACATCCTCGCTCTATATGCCCTGGGGCGTGGGCGTCCCAGCCAAGCCGTGGAGGTGCTGTTTAGCGAGTTCTTCGTGCGCGCCACCAAACCGGGGGGCATCATCGCTATCATTCTGCCCCAGGGGATCTTCGCCTCCCTGCCTGCCCTGCCCGTTCGACGATGGATTCTCCAACACTGTACGCCCCTCGCCATCATCCGTTTGTCCCGCGCCTTCTTCCGTGCCAACACAAGCATCCTCATCGCGCGTAAGGGGGGGTGGGAGGGTTCTCCCCTTGTCCTCCTGGCCCGGGCCGAGGATGCTTGCGACCTTGCCCAAGCGCTGGCGGTGTATCAGGGCGCAAAACCTTCCCCCCGAGCGTTCTGGCTCCCTTTGGGCGCTTTGAGGGAGACCTGGGCGGTGGAGGCTTTGGCACCCTTTCAGGGGCCACGAATTCCCATCCGCCCCGATGTGCCCCTTGTAGCCCTCAAGGACCTGGTGCGAGAGTGTCGGACGGGGGCGACGGAATACGGGGCGCGCCGGCGCTTTCAGAACGCAGGCATTCCCTATATAAGCGCCAAGGTGGTAACCCACCTTGGGCTGGAGTTCCAGCGGGATGGGCGATGCGTGGAGCCAGGGAGCGCTATGGATAAGCCCCGGGCGCGAGTGCAAGTGGGGGATGTGCTGTTCGTGCGGGTGGGGGTGGGCTGTGCGGGGCGGGCGGCCGTTGTCCTCAGGGAAGAGGAGCGGGGTGTGGCCGATGACTACATCTACATCCTGCGCCTGTCCGAGCGCCTTTTGCCCGAGTTCTTCGCCCTTTATACCGCTACCCCGTTCTTTCAGCAGGATACAGCAGTTTTGAAACGGGGGGTGGGCACCGTCACAATCCCTATCAGGGCGTTGTTATCGGTGGCGGTGCCCGTCCCCAGGAGGGAGGTTCAGGAGCGCTTCGCCCACCGGTATCGCCACCTGCGGGCACGGCTGCAGGCTCTGCCCGGGGAGCGGGCGCAGGTGGCGCGGGAGATGGCAAGGGTGGTAGCACAGTTGACCCAGTGGTTGCAGGGACAGGGGGAAGAGGATGGTACACTGGGCGAGTCGAGGGCGCAGGTTGGCGATCTTCGTGGAGACCTGGCCATACCCGTGGCGTGGAAGGGGTTCCCCGTGGCATCGCCGACGCATCGGGCAGACATCCGCGGCATCCTGGCGGATCTCATTCCTGTATCCCCAGGTTCCCCATCTTGA